In Vagococcus hydrophili, one DNA window encodes the following:
- a CDS encoding MerR family transcriptional regulator, with protein MKISHFSKLANTSVRMLRHYEDLGLITVSRSSENNNYREYSAEQLPRVNQIKSLQEMGFSLRMIKEILDNPKTKTLETYFELQKDYLNEQLEKVSYQQSLLETVSDMITTNNDYLNYNVVLKELPERQIMSLRRTVSDYQEEQGLWQELYEEYLAQNVSFSEPPLGLTLYHNEAYEEENIDLEIQSSVIGVYQDTATVTFKQVPKITVASTTFQGSFEQMPLIMEALGRWIEVNQLEIAGPMINIYHVTAAQDPNPDNWLTEACLVVKTKEEI; from the coding sequence ATGAAAATCAGTCATTTTTCAAAATTAGCCAATACCAGTGTCAGAATGCTACGCCACTATGAGGATTTAGGCTTAATCACTGTCTCTCGTTCTTCAGAGAACAATAATTACCGAGAATACTCAGCAGAACAACTCCCTCGTGTGAACCAAATTAAAAGTTTACAGGAGATGGGATTCTCTTTAAGAATGATTAAAGAAATTTTAGACAATCCTAAAACAAAAACCTTAGAAACGTATTTTGAACTTCAGAAAGACTATCTGAATGAGCAGCTAGAAAAAGTCAGTTATCAACAAAGTCTACTTGAAACAGTATCTGACATGATTACCACTAATAATGATTATTTAAATTATAACGTGGTGTTAAAAGAATTACCTGAAAGACAAATCATGAGTTTGAGAAGAACTGTTTCTGACTACCAAGAAGAACAAGGATTATGGCAAGAATTGTACGAAGAATATTTAGCCCAAAATGTCTCTTTCTCTGAACCTCCACTCGGTCTAACACTTTATCATAATGAAGCGTATGAGGAAGAAAACATTGATTTAGAAATTCAAAGTAGTGTCATAGGTGTTTACCAAGATACGGCGACAGTCACTTTTAAACAGGTTCCTAAAATCACTGTTGCTTCAACGACTTTCCAAGGCTCATTTGAACAAATGCCGCTTATTATGGAAGCTCTTGGTCGCTGGATTGAAGTCAATCAATTAGAAATTGCAGGTCCCATGATTAATATTTATCACGTGACAGCTGCCCAAGACCCAAATCCAGATAATTGGCTGACAGAAGCTTGTTTGGTGGTTAAAACTAAGGAGGAAATATAA
- a CDS encoding SpaA isopeptide-forming pilin-related protein, translating into MKRILKVLTVLLVLMSNVLSSAVTVVQAEGIQDVSSQLLANIKTDANDVSDGGRFKITAEFNDNNKKIQNGDTINLSWPQMNNVEIKGFAKEIPILVSGVEVGKAVITLTGATITFNQAVEQFDQGTVKGGITFQVTASNYNKGTSTEGINIVGGNQVKEITVSRTEGTDPGPGTQDFTTKNGGLYPERPNEVMWDIFVNNNAEKLNSDLKIVDTLKESPNAHELKPETIEIYVEGANPQSYRGEGALDNFRRDFNATVDYSVENGTINILIPQANATQNKFRIIYKSEIKDMAVAFFKNTVESDYQVEGKDAKHDSVTHTIQNINADAWGDGSKTAKLTIVKRDSNSKLPLENAKFVLKDSKGNIVKDNLVSDKDGQIVVDKLAPEEYYLEEVEAPEGYKLLTDSVFVSVNKPNVNIDIENTPKEVFGSVEVTKTDSKDADKVLSGAKFTLTEIATGKTFDLVTGEDGKAVVDQLPLGKYNLVETEAPAGYNLNSTPQEIEVKKDETTANKTSVTVTNEETIVLGGVEVTKVDAKDASKVLSGAKFELTEVATGEKHELVTDESGKASINKLPLGKYTLVETEAPKGYLLDKTAKELEITKDSATKNTTSITVENTETTPWVPIVPSTPLGGVEVTKVDAKDASKVLSGAKFELTEVATGEKHELVTDENGKASINKLPLGKYTLVETEAPKGYELDKTAKELEITKDVATKNTTSITVENTETTPWIPIVPSTPLGGVEVTKVDAKDKTKVLSGAKFELTEVATGEKHELVTDESGKASINKLPLGKYTLVETEAPKGYELDNTAKELEITKDVATKNTTSITVENTETTPWVPIVPSTPLGGVEVTKVDAKDKTKVLSGAKFELTEVATGEKHELVTDESGKASINKLPLGKYTLVETEAPKGYLLDKTAKELEITKDSATKNTTSITVENTETTPWVPIVPSTPLGGVEVTKVDAKDASKVLSGAKFELTEVATGEKHELVTGEDGKASINKLPLGKYTLVETEAPKGYELDKTAKELEITKDVATKNTTSITVENTETTPWVPIVPSTPLGGVEVTKVDAKDKTKVLSGAKFELTEVATGEKHELVTDENGKASINKLPLGKYTLVETEAPKGYELDKTAKELEITKDVATKNTTSITVENTETTPWIPIVPSTPLGGVEVTKVDAKDASKVLSGAKFELTEVATGEKHELVTDENGKASINKLPLGKYTLVETEAPKGYELDKTAKELEITKDVATKNTTSITVENTETTPWVPIVPSTPLGGVEVTKVDAKDKTKVLEGAKFELKEIATNKTYELVTDASGKASINKLPLGKYTLVETEAPKGYLLDKTAKELEITKDAATKNTTSITVENTETTPWVPIVPSTPLGGVEVTKVDAKDKTKVLEGAKFELKEIATNKTYELVTDASGKASINKLPLGKYTLVETEAPKGYLLDKTAKELEITKDAATKNTTSITVTNTETTPWVPIVPSTPLGGVEVTKVDAKDKTKVLEGAKFELKEIATNKTYELVTDASGKASINKLPLGKYTLVETEAPKGYELDKTAKELEITKDVATKNTTSITVTNEQEKPNKPVKPEPKAPTKPGEPNKPKTPNKVVPGKPVYNTPQKRMLPRTGEVVMNNLVIIGLILLVALGLVVGMRYKRKNS; encoded by the coding sequence ATGAAGAGAATATTAAAAGTATTAACAGTTTTGTTAGTCCTAATGTCCAATGTTCTGAGTTCAGCGGTGACAGTTGTTCAAGCTGAGGGAATCCAAGACGTTAGTAGTCAATTATTAGCCAATATAAAAACAGATGCAAATGATGTAAGTGACGGTGGTCGTTTTAAGATTACTGCAGAGTTTAATGACAATAATAAAAAAATTCAAAATGGGGACACAATTAATTTAAGCTGGCCTCAAATGAACAATGTAGAAATCAAAGGTTTTGCTAAAGAAATTCCAATTTTAGTTAGTGGAGTAGAAGTAGGAAAAGCTGTTATAACATTAACAGGAGCAACGATTACTTTTAATCAAGCTGTAGAGCAATTTGATCAAGGAACAGTCAAAGGTGGTATTACATTCCAAGTAACTGCGAGTAACTACAATAAAGGAACATCCACTGAAGGAATCAATATTGTTGGTGGTAACCAAGTAAAAGAAATTACAGTCTCTAGAACAGAAGGAACCGATCCAGGTCCTGGAACACAAGATTTCACAACTAAAAATGGTGGTTTATACCCAGAACGACCAAATGAAGTGATGTGGGATATTTTTGTTAATAACAATGCCGAAAAATTAAATTCCGACTTGAAAATAGTGGACACGTTGAAAGAAAGCCCAAATGCACATGAATTAAAACCCGAAACAATTGAAATTTATGTAGAAGGAGCAAATCCACAGTCATACCGTGGTGAAGGTGCTCTAGATAACTTTAGAAGAGATTTCAATGCAACTGTAGATTATTCAGTAGAAAATGGAACAATTAATATTTTGATTCCACAAGCGAATGCGACACAAAATAAATTTAGAATTATTTACAAATCAGAAATTAAAGACATGGCAGTCGCATTTTTCAAAAATACAGTAGAATCAGATTACCAAGTTGAAGGTAAAGATGCGAAACATGATAGCGTCACTCATACAATTCAAAATATTAATGCAGATGCATGGGGAGACGGAAGTAAGACAGCGAAGTTAACGATTGTTAAACGCGATTCTAATTCTAAGTTACCATTAGAAAATGCAAAATTTGTTTTAAAAGATAGTAAAGGAAATATTGTTAAAGATAATCTAGTTTCAGATAAAGATGGTCAGATTGTTGTTGATAAATTAGCACCAGAAGAGTACTACTTAGAAGAAGTTGAAGCACCAGAAGGATACAAATTATTAACAGATTCAGTGTTTGTTTCAGTGAACAAACCGAATGTAAACATTGATATTGAGAATACACCAAAAGAAGTCTTTGGTAGTGTCGAAGTAACTAAGACAGATTCAAAAGATGCGGATAAAGTTTTATCAGGAGCTAAATTTACATTAACAGAAATTGCTACAGGTAAAACGTTTGACCTAGTAACAGGTGAAGATGGAAAAGCGGTCGTAGATCAGTTGCCATTAGGGAAATATAACTTAGTTGAAACAGAAGCACCAGCAGGATATAACTTAAATTCAACACCTCAAGAAATTGAAGTGAAGAAAGATGAAACAACAGCGAATAAAACAAGTGTGACAGTAACGAATGAAGAAACAATTGTTTTAGGTGGAGTGGAAGTAACAAAAGTTGATGCAAAAGATGCAAGCAAAGTTTTATCAGGAGCTAAATTCGAATTAACAGAAGTTGCAACAGGCGAAAAACACGAATTAGTAACAGACGAAAGTGGAAAAGCCAGCATCAATAAATTACCATTAGGCAAGTACACATTGGTAGAAACAGAAGCACCAAAAGGCTACTTATTAGATAAGACAGCCAAAGAATTAGAAATTACAAAAGACTCAGCTACGAAAAACACAACAAGCATCACAGTAGAAAACACAGAAACAACACCATGGGTACCAATCGTACCAAGTACGCCATTAGGTGGAGTAGAAGTAACAAAAGTTGATGCAAAAGATGCAAGCAAAGTGTTATCAGGAGCTAAATTCGAATTAACAGAAGTAGCAACAGGCGAAAAACACGAATTAGTAACAGACGAAAATGGAAAAGCAAGCATCAATAAATTACCATTAGGTAAATACACATTAGTAGAAACTGAAGCACCAAAAGGCTATGAATTAGATAAAACAGCTAAAGAATTAGAAATTACAAAAGACGTAGCAACAAAAAATACAACAAGCATCACAGTAGAAAACACAGAAACAACACCGTGGATCCCAATCGTACCAAGTACGCCATTAGGTGGAGTAGAAGTAACAAAAGTTGATGCAAAAGACAAAACAAAAGTGTTATCAGGAGCTAAATTCGAATTAACAGAAGTAGCAACAGGCGAAAAACACGAATTAGTAACAGACGAAAGTGGAAAAGCAAGCATTAACAAATTACCATTAGGTAAATACACATTAGTAGAAACTGAAGCACCAAAAGGCTATGAATTAGATAACACAGCTAAAGAATTAGAAATTACAAAAGACGTAGCAACAAAAAATACAACAAGCATCACAGTAGAAAATACAGAAACAACACCATGGGTACCGATCGTGCCATCAACGCCATTAGGTGGAGTGGAAGTAACAAAAGTTGATGCAAAAGACAAAACAAAAGTGTTATCAGGAGCTAAATTTGAATTAACAGAAGTAGCAACAGGCGAAAAACACGAATTAGTAACAGACGAAAGTGGAAAAGCCAGCATCAATAAATTACCATTAGGCAAGTACACATTGGTAGAAACAGAAGCACCAAAAGGCTACTTGTTAGATAAGACAGCTAAAGAATTAGAAATTACAAAAGACTCAGCGACGAAAAACACAACAAGCATCACAGTAGAAAACACAGAAACAACACCATGGGTACCAATCGTGCCATCAACGCCATTAGGTGGAGTAGAAGTAACAAAAGTTGACGCGAAAGATGCAAGTAAAGTGTTATCAGGAGCAAAATTCGAATTAACGGAAGTAGCAACAGGCGAAAAACACGAATTAGTAACAGGCGAAGATGGAAAAGCAAGCATTAACAAATTACCATTAGGCAAGTACACATTAGTAGAAACAGAAGCACCAAAAGGTTATGAATTAGATAAAACAGCTAAAGAATTAGAAATTACAAAAGACGTAGCAACAAAAAATACAACAAGCATCACAGTAGAAAACACAGAAACAACACCATGGGTACCGATTGTACCATCAACGCCATTAGGTGGAGTGGAAGTAACAAAAGTTGATGCAAAAGACAAAACAAAAGTGTTATCAGGAGCTAAATTCGAATTAACGGAAGTAGCGACAGGCGAAAAACACGAATTAGTAACAGACGAAAATGGAAAAGCAAGCATTAACAAATTACCATTAGGCAAGTACACATTAGTAGAAACAGAAGCACCAAAAGGTTATGAATTAGATAAAACAGCTAAAGAATTAGAAATTACAAAAGACGTAGCAACAAAAAATACAACAAGCATCACAGTAGAAAACACAGAAACAACACCATGGATCCCAATCGTACCATCAACGCCATTAGGTGGAGTGGAAGTAACAAAAGTTGATGCAAAAGATGCAAGCAAAGTGTTATCAGGAGCTAAATTCGAATTAACAGAAGTAGCAACAGGCGAAAAACACGAATTAGTAACAGACGAAAATGGAAAAGCAAGCATCAATAAATTACCATTAGGTAAATACACATTAGTAGAAACTGAAGCACCAAAAGGCTATGAATTAGATAAAACAGCTAAAGAATTAGAAATTACAAAAGACGTAGCAACAAAAAATACAACAAGCATCACAGTAGAAAACACAGAAACAACACCATGGGTACCGATCGTACCATCAACGCCATTAGGTGGAGTAGAAGTAACAAAAGTTGATGCGAAAGACAAAACAAAAGTTTTAGAAGGTGCGAAGTTTGAATTAAAAGAAATCGCAACAAATAAAACATATGAGTTAGTAACAGATGCCTCAGGAAAAGCAAGTATCAACAAATTACCATTAGGCAAGTACACATTAGTGGAAACCGAAGCACCAAAAGGCTACTTATTAGATAAGACAGCTAAAGAGTTAGAAATTACAAAAGACGCAGCAACGAAAAATACAACAAGCATTACAGTAGAAAATACAGAAACAACACCATGGGTACCGATCGTACCATCAACGCCATTAGGTGGAGTAGAAGTAACAAAAGTTGATGCGAAAGACAAAACAAAAGTTTTAGAAGGCGCGAAGTTTGAATTAAAAGAAATCGCAACAAATAAAACATATGAGTTAGTAACAGATGCCTCAGGAAAAGCAAGCATCAATAAATTACCATTAGGCAAATACACATTAGTAGAAACAGAAGCACCAAAAGGCTACTTGTTAGATAAGACAGCTAAAGAGTTAGAAATTACAAAAGACGCAGCAACAAAAAATACAACAAGCATCACAGTTACAAACACAGAAACAACACCATGGGTACCAATCGTACCATCAACACCATTAGGTGGAGTAGAAGTAACAAAAGTTGATGCGAAAGACAAAACAAAAGTTTTAGAAGGCGCGAAGTTTGAATTAAAAGAAATCGCAACAAATAAAACATATGAGTTAGTAACAGATGCCTCAGGAAAAGCAAGTATCAACAAATTACCATTAGGTAAATACACATTAGTAGAAACAGAAGCACCAAAAGGTTATGAATTAGATAAGACAGCTAAAGAATTAGAAATCACAAAAGACGTAGCAACAAAAAATACAACAAGCATCACAGTTACAAACGAACAAGAAAAACCAAATAAACCTGTTAAACCTGAACCAAAAGCACCAACAAAACCAGGTGAGCCAAATAAACCAAAAACACCAAATAAAGTCGTTCCAGGCAAACCAGTTTACAATACACCTCAAAAGAGAATGTTACCAAGAACTGGTGAAGTAGTGATGAACAATTTAGTGATCATCGGTTTAATCTTATTAGTTGCTCTAGGTTTAGTTGTAGGGATGAGATATAAAAGAAAAAATAGTTAA
- a CDS encoding DUF3139 domain-containing protein, with amino-acid sequence MNKKLIVVTVIIIFIFSAYIIVKKRYEYELKNALYAHALSIGISEDKIRKTELNYFAKFNGYEYSVYLKDMDDDLYFNIYYSLPFSPIKTYLTGLIESKEFDDGVYTEGSIEGIESENGRSLLKKAK; translated from the coding sequence ATGAATAAAAAACTGATCGTAGTGACTGTTATTATCATATTCATTTTTTCAGCTTACATAATAGTAAAAAAAAGATATGAATATGAGTTGAAAAATGCTTTGTATGCTCATGCTCTAAGTATTGGAATATCAGAAGATAAGATACGAAAAACAGAGTTAAACTACTTTGCTAAATTCAATGGTTATGAGTATAGTGTTTATTTGAAAGATATGGATGATGATTTATATTTCAACATATATTATTCTCTGCCGTTTAGTCCAATTAAAACTTATCTGACAGGTTTAATTGAGAGTAAAGAGTTTGATGATGGAGTATACACTGAAGGTTCTATCGAAGGCATTGAAAGTGAGAACGGTCGAAGCTTGTTAAAGAAAGCTAAATAA
- a CDS encoding MDR family MFS transporter, producing the protein MTAVEGTIVSTAMPTIVGSLKGISIMNWVFSIYLLTNAMMTPIYGKLADKIGRKPIYLVGILIFMIGSALSGMSQNMIQLIIFRAIQGIGAGSIVPVSLTIIADIYPVEKRASILGLNSAAWGIASIVGPLAGGFIVDALSWHWIFLINVPIGIVLMILVWIYLIEEKREVEKAPVDYLGSFCLVIILLSLLYGFQTLSEGFSITTIISFGLFILGLIAFVKVEKKAVDPIITLDLFKNKTYVIVNLVAALISGFLMGVEVYIPMWMQGVLGKSAALGGIVLAPMSVIWMFGSFAGGRVMQKWSAKKAIFVSMLPILVGALFLGFAQLETAYSIFFIFSAILGVGFGMTMTILTVLAQTSVDEEHTGVATSFFTLSRTIGQTIMISVFGLVLNASMNQGLADKKELGVTKNMMNQLINPHTVSDLPKHLVSDLREILYNNLHQVYIVGIVLMVLAFILNYFQDNKEGL; encoded by the coding sequence ATGACAGCAGTGGAAGGAACGATTGTCTCAACAGCGATGCCAACCATTGTAGGCTCATTAAAAGGTATTTCAATCATGAATTGGGTGTTCTCAATTTATTTATTAACCAATGCCATGATGACACCAATTTACGGTAAGTTAGCTGATAAGATCGGTAGAAAGCCTATTTATTTAGTGGGAATTTTAATTTTTATGATTGGTTCAGCATTATCAGGTATGAGTCAAAATATGATTCAGTTGATTATTTTTAGAGCCATTCAAGGAATTGGGGCAGGGTCAATTGTTCCTGTGTCATTAACGATTATTGCGGATATTTATCCTGTTGAAAAAAGAGCGAGTATTTTGGGGCTTAACAGTGCGGCTTGGGGTATTGCTAGTATTGTCGGACCTTTAGCAGGTGGTTTTATTGTGGATGCGTTAAGTTGGCATTGGATTTTCTTAATCAATGTGCCAATTGGCATTGTGTTGATGATTCTTGTTTGGATCTATTTAATAGAAGAAAAACGAGAAGTAGAAAAAGCACCAGTGGATTATTTAGGTAGTTTTTGTTTAGTGATTATTCTATTGTCACTGCTTTACGGCTTCCAAACACTGAGTGAAGGTTTCAGTATAACAACAATTATTTCTTTTGGATTATTTATTCTTGGTTTGATTGCTTTTGTGAAGGTGGAGAAAAAAGCGGTGGATCCAATTATCACCCTTGATTTATTTAAGAATAAAACCTATGTCATTGTTAACTTAGTAGCAGCCCTTATCAGTGGTTTTTTAATGGGTGTTGAAGTTTATATTCCTATGTGGATGCAAGGTGTTCTAGGTAAGTCAGCGGCTTTAGGTGGGATTGTCTTAGCACCTATGTCAGTGATTTGGATGTTTGGTTCCTTTGCCGGTGGTCGCGTGATGCAGAAATGGTCAGCTAAAAAAGCTATTTTTGTCAGTATGTTACCTATTTTAGTTGGCGCACTCTTTTTAGGGTTTGCTCAACTGGAGACAGCGTATAGTATTTTCTTTATCTTTTCAGCTATTTTAGGGGTTGGTTTTGGGATGACCATGACCATTTTAACTGTTTTAGCTCAAACATCTGTGGACGAAGAACATACTGGCGTTGCAACCTCATTCTTTACTCTATCCAGAACAATTGGTCAAACGATTATGATTTCAGTTTTTGGTCTTGTTTTAAATGCCTCAATGAACCAGGGATTAGCGGATAAAAAAGAATTAGGTGTGACCAAAAATATGATGAATCAACTGATTAATCCTCATACCGTTTCTGATTTACCAAAACATTTGGTAAGTGATTTAAGAGAAATTTTGTATAACAATTTGCATCAAGTTTATATTGTAGGAATTGTTTTAATGGTTCTTGCTTTTATATTGAACTACTTCCAAGATAATAAAGAAGGTTTATAG
- a CDS encoding helix-turn-helix domain-containing protein, whose translation MAILNTKEQRLISLLNFLENNNDTTISNLANLLECSKSTVLNDLSFFTNNWSELIDISINKEQTVILKTTSNGNINQIVREIISGSLEVQLLKEIFLHPYQNIFYYAEKLYVSPSTLYRSMKKLKPFLKEWGLAITNKNKTYGLTSNNEVEFEIVFFVVKYLEEIYALQISKLKLSSQFDYFSAHYSYALEEEQHFLYLVWYLIHSKDLEKGPTFDHFVEIYNEITIGENFHQVINHFVQTVSKWAIITPKDHETLNSIFSYCKKRESLFTLPQYMIYNRYTSFVDTFASQNPHIFDKLKKAIHHSLERLGMNVEYHFDYLFYLILTNCHLIIDEKYNKNLIVCSDLGGNHGEFLAYSITRAFLDAPLSIKVVDKSFFNNYDYQPTDLIISTTKLPCDAPVLFVNDYLTEKQYYKLRKELKIAQ comes from the coding sequence ATGGCTATTTTAAATACAAAAGAGCAACGACTTATTTCATTACTTAATTTTTTAGAGAATAATAACGACACAACAATTTCAAATTTAGCAAATTTACTAGAATGTTCAAAATCAACTGTTTTAAATGATCTATCTTTTTTTACTAATAATTGGTCGGAATTAATTGATATCTCAATTAACAAAGAACAAACCGTTATTTTAAAAACAACTTCCAATGGAAACATTAACCAAATTGTTCGAGAGATTATTTCAGGGAGCTTAGAAGTCCAGTTACTTAAAGAAATATTTTTACATCCCTATCAAAATATTTTTTATTACGCAGAAAAACTATATGTCAGCCCATCAACACTTTATCGTAGTATGAAAAAATTAAAGCCTTTTCTTAAAGAGTGGGGGCTTGCCATCACCAATAAAAATAAAACCTATGGCTTGACCTCAAATAATGAAGTTGAATTTGAAATTGTCTTTTTTGTCGTTAAATACTTGGAGGAAATATACGCACTTCAAATTTCTAAACTTAAATTATCTAGTCAATTTGACTATTTTTCAGCTCATTATTCTTATGCTTTAGAAGAAGAACAACATTTTCTATATTTAGTTTGGTATCTTATCCATTCTAAAGACTTAGAAAAAGGACCAACGTTTGATCATTTTGTCGAAATCTATAACGAAATTACGATTGGCGAAAACTTTCATCAAGTCATCAATCACTTTGTTCAAACAGTTTCCAAGTGGGCGATTATTACGCCAAAAGATCATGAAACGCTAAACAGTATTTTTTCTTACTGTAAAAAGAGAGAATCTTTATTCACTTTACCTCAATATATGATTTATAATCGTTATACGTCATTTGTAGATACTTTTGCGAGTCAAAACCCGCATATCTTTGATAAACTGAAAAAAGCCATTCATCACAGTTTAGAACGTCTAGGAATGAATGTTGAGTACCATTTTGACTATCTTTTTTATTTAATTTTAACGAATTGTCATTTGATTATTGATGAAAAATACAATAAAAATTTAATTGTCTGTAGTGATTTAGGTGGCAATCACGGGGAATTTTTAGCTTATTCTATCACTCGAGCTTTCCTTGATGCCCCTTTATCTATTAAAGTGGTAGATAAGTCATTCTTTAATAATTATGACTACCAACCAACAGATTTGATTATTTCTACCACAAAACTGCCTTGTGACGCTCCTGTTTTGTTTGTTAATGATTACTTAACTGAAAAACAATATTATAAACTACGAAAAGAACTAAAAATTGCTCAATAA
- the metK gene encoding methionine adenosyltransferase encodes MLEKKLFTSESVSEGHPDKIADQISDAILDAILAKDPNARVACETSVTTGLVLVFGEITTTAYVDIQKVVRETIKGIGYTRAKYGFDGDTCAVMVAIDEQSPDIAQGVDASLEKRESSHEAEDLGAGDQGLMFGYANNETPEFMPLPIALSHRITEKLAELRKNDTLTYLRPDAKSQVTVEYDVDGKPTRVDTIVVSTQHDEEVTLETIIKDIKELVIAKVIPSELIDEETKYFINPTGRFVIGGPQGDSGLTGRKIIVDTYGGYARHGGGAFSGKDATKVDRSASYAARYIAKNIVAAKLADKCEVQLAYAIGVAQPVSISVETFGTGTVSESALIEAIRENFNLSPVGIIEMLDLRRPIYQKTAAYGHFGREDADFTWEKLDKVSALKTSLGM; translated from the coding sequence ATGTTAGAAAAAAAATTATTTACGTCAGAATCAGTGTCAGAGGGACATCCAGATAAGATCGCCGATCAAATCAGTGATGCCATTTTAGATGCGATTCTAGCAAAAGATCCAAATGCCCGTGTGGCGTGTGAAACTTCAGTAACGACAGGACTTGTCCTTGTTTTTGGTGAAATTACGACAACAGCTTACGTGGACATTCAAAAAGTAGTTCGTGAGACAATCAAAGGGATTGGTTACACACGTGCTAAGTACGGCTTTGACGGAGACACATGTGCGGTCATGGTAGCTATTGATGAGCAATCACCAGATATCGCTCAAGGTGTGGATGCTTCTTTAGAAAAAAGAGAAAGCAGTCATGAAGCAGAGGATTTAGGAGCAGGAGATCAAGGGTTGATGTTTGGTTATGCCAATAACGAAACACCAGAATTTATGCCACTTCCAATTGCTTTAAGTCACCGAATCACAGAAAAATTAGCAGAATTACGTAAAAACGATACGTTAACGTATTTAAGACCAGATGCGAAATCTCAAGTAACGGTTGAGTATGATGTTGACGGTAAACCAACTCGTGTGGATACAATTGTAGTCAGTACCCAACACGATGAAGAAGTCACTTTAGAAACGATTATCAAAGATATCAAAGAACTGGTGATAGCAAAAGTTATCCCAAGTGAATTAATAGACGAAGAAACGAAATATTTCATTAATCCAACAGGTCGATTTGTTATTGGTGGTCCTCAAGGGGACTCAGGTTTAACAGGTCGTAAGATTATTGTTGATACATACGGTGGTTACGCAAGACACGGTGGTGGTGCCTTTTCAGGAAAAGACGCAACCAAAGTGGACCGCTCAGCAAGTTATGCCGCTCGCTACATTGCCAAAAACATTGTGGCAGCAAAATTAGCTGACAAGTGTGAAGTTCAATTGGCTTATGCCATTGGGGTAGCCCAACCGGTATCAATTTCTGTTGAAACTTTTGGAACAGGTACAGTCTCTGAATCAGCTTTAATCGAAGCGATTCGCGAGAACTTTAACTTGTCTCCAGTAGGAATTATTGAGATGCTTGATTTAAGACGTCCGATTTATCAAAAAACAGCTGCTTACGGTCATTTTGGTCGTGAAGATGCTGATTTTACATGGGAAAAATTAGATAAAGTCTCAGCATTGAAAACAAGTTTAGGTATGTAA
- a CDS encoding ClbS/DfsB family four-helix bundle protein: MARAKNKEELLLQGEENYQKLMTLIDSLSEEEQVAIFPFEGRDRQIRDCLVHLYEWHQLFLDFVNNNQQEAIVPFLPVPYNWKNYGEMNIKFWEKHQNTSLENAKNMLETSHNNCLDMIKKYSDEELFTKKYYNWTGTTSLGSYGVSATASHYDWALKTIRKYKRSLK, from the coding sequence ATGGCTAGAGCGAAAAATAAAGAAGAATTATTATTGCAAGGTGAGGAAAATTATCAAAAGTTAATGACTTTAATTGACTCTCTAAGTGAAGAAGAGCAAGTTGCGATTTTTCCTTTTGAAGGACGAGATCGTCAAATTCGTGATTGTTTGGTTCATTTATATGAATGGCACCAGCTCTTTTTAGATTTTGTTAACAATAATCAACAAGAAGCAATCGTGCCATTCTTACCTGTGCCTTACAACTGGAAAAACTACGGCGAGATGAACATTAAATTTTGGGAGAAACATCAAAATACGTCTCTTGAGAATGCTAAAAATATGCTTGAAACAAGTCACAACAACTGCTTAGATATGATTAAAAAGTATTCTGATGAAGAATTGTTTACGAAAAAATACTATAACTGGACAGGCACAACTAGTTTAGGCAGCTACGGTGTCTCAGCGACAGCCTCTCATTATGATTGGGCACTTAAGACGATTCGGAAGTATAAGAGAAGTTTGAAATAG